ctgagttgcttatcccCTTgccattgcagaggctggctttgaactcgcagtcatcctgtctcagcctccagagctgctggcatTATAGGTGTGCCCTACCTCGCCCAGCTGATTTTGAATTTAGTGCTTAATTTATGGTTGACCACTCATCTGTCTTGCctgaaataaaactaaacttCCAGGTATAACAAAATAATGACTAGTCTTCCCCCCCCcaggtattggagattgaacctgggaccttgcacatgctaggcaagagttctaccactgagctactctctttatttttttttaaattttattattttttaaagataatttttaatattttttaaggtggacacaatacctttattttatattattttattaatgtggtgctgaggatcgaacccagtgcctcatgcatgctaggcgacagctctacctctgagctacaaccccagccttactgtctttattttgaagaagtgacttgctaagttgcccaggctggactagATAGAACCTACCAgcttcccgagtagctgggattacaagtttgtACCACTGCACCCACATTTTTACTATGTCATCTAAAAGTACTTTATTTAGTATCACCCAAATAATCTGCATTAGAGCCTGGTAATGCCAACCCAGCCCATATCTCAAGTTCTAAGACACATCTGCCATGTTAGACCCTACcatagagaaaaaaaggaagagagcaaTGAGAGAGCTTAAGGCACTTACTGGCAAAAGACATGATGCCCCCGAAGCCCTCGGTGCTGTTGTTGGAGATGGTGGAGTTGGGGGAGCTTGCTCGGGAGTCTGACTCTGCTTCGGAGTCACTTGCCAGTTTCAAGCTGTTGGGCCGCAGCAGCTTTTGAGCCCTTGAATGCACAGCGGCACCTATGAGCCCCAGGCAGCGGTACCTAATCTTGGGAGTGTGGTCCTTACACTACACTGCAGTCACTGCTTCCTTCCCACAGCTAAGCCCCTAGATCAAAGAACCACCCTTTAGGGATGGCAGAACCATGAGAGCATTTAGACTCTCAGACTCTCTGATTAACCCTTGCCCAGGGTCCACTGGAGTGAGGTCCTTCAGTCACCCATCTAGAAGGAATCCCCAGGCTCTCACCGATTGCCATTGACATGTTGGCTGAATCGGGGAGTGTAACTTTCCCCCTGCTCATCATCATCTTCCTCAGGGGGAAAGCCATACTGGGGCTCGAAGTATGGATTGTCATAGGTTCGCCGGCGCACTGACCCCTCTCCAATCTCTGTCTGGCGTCTGTCCGTGTTCGATTTGCCAATGCTGGGAGGCACGGTAGGGAGGGGCTTGGAGACCCCTACTGCTGCCTTATCATCCATCTCTGTAGACTCAGCAGGTTCCTAAGGgccatattaaatttaaaaatatggtcaCATGGTGCCTAGTGATGCCTTCCCTTATTCTTAGTCTGGCAGGGCCAGGCCAGGTCTATCCCATTCCCAGCCTATAGAATGTGTGGGAAAAAATCTCTGTGGCACCCTGTTCTCTGTCCCCATAAACTGTACCACGGGCATCTTTGCTGCACCCTGAACAAAGCCCAGTGACTTCCCTCTGGGGTCAAAACTATATCTCAGAGGCTCTAAAGTCATAGGGCCTCTGAAGAGGAAGATGGGAAGAGTGTGAGAAAAGGCAAATTCACAGCTAAAGCATGACATTCCTAACAGAGACAAGACCCACACTCCCACCCACAGTTCTCATCCACCCACCCCTCCTCATGCTCACGTACAGAGCTGGCTCCATGGACCACAGTGCTAGGGCTGCTGCAGGCAGTGGTGCTGGAGCTGGAGCGTTCTGGGGGGTTTTCCTGAGAGTTCTCACTGTCTGGGCCAGGCTCCTCTGATTCCTTTTGGTTCTGCAGGTCATCAATCTCCACCTCACTGGCATCCCCAAGTGCTGCATGCGTCAGAGGGTCCACATCTGCCAGAACCCAAGGGAGACAGGTATAGTTCATCTCATCCCCAAGCCTAATCCCTGTTTAGAGCAGGCCAATCTCACCAAAGCACACTTACTGGGAGTATCACCATTGATGTCACATTTCATCATTTCACTGACAAAGTCACCCAGGGAGGAGTAAGAAGAGCTTGAGTCATCATAATCCATACTATCGCTGCCACTGCAGAGTgaaggacattaaaaaaaaaaaaaaaaaaaaaaaaaaaccagaaagggATAGGGGAAAAATATCTGCAATCagaatttggaaaaacaaaaatggagcACACTTTAACTCAAGTTCAGGAATAAGATAAAATAAGGAAGCCAAGAAAAACAATCaaccaaaataaaataccagGCTTCGAAGACTTGACTCTTAACTCCTAAGAGGTTTTGCCTCCCACTATGTGCTGTGGAGAAGGGCTAATAAGAGGGACTGCTCACCTGTCATCAGTGGGGTCAGAGTCAGAGTCACGCTCTGGTGGTACAGTCAGTGCCTCAGCCAGCTGGGAGTTGCTATCATAGACTCGATAGTGGATGGGCTGCAGCTGGTGGGCATACCACTTTGGCTTGTCACCAATCAGGGCTGGATCAAACATATCTacccaaggaagaaaaagaatagttGGGAGCAAGGGGTAAAAGGCaagtaaacacacaaaaaaggaaaaagtctaAAGCAAAACAAGAatggaaggctggggttgtggctcagaggtaaagcgctcgcttagcatgtatgaggccctgggttcgatccttagcaccacataaaaataaataaataaaataaaggtattgtgtccgactacaactaaaaaataaatatttaaaaaaaaaaaaaaaaaaaaaaaacaagaatggagccaagcatggtggcacatgcctgtaatcccagcagctcaggaggctaagacaggaggatcatgagttcaaagccagcctcaggaaaatcgaggtgctaagcaactcagtgagaccctgtctctaaataaaatacaaaatagggatggggatgtggctcagtggtccagtgcccctgagttcaatccctgggacctcccacctcaaaaaaaaaaaaaaaccaggaatgGAAGGGACAGGTAAAGATTAGTAAAGAACAAGCTAAAAGAAGGGCCATCAGGAGCTCAAAGATAGAAGGTGGAGCAGAACAGAGGGCAGGTGAACTCACTGTTGTGAATTCGCTGAAAGGCGTAATTGGTGGGGTTTAGGATCCATTCTCCAAAGTACTCCACAGCCTGAGTCCTGGCCAGTTTCTCAGCAAAGGGAGTCTGCCTGGGACGTGAGGCTAAAAAGGAACCAGCTTGGAAAGCTACCACAGGCCGAGGAAATAGTCTCAGGGTACGGGTGTGCATCTGAAAGCCCTGCAGCATGTTGGCAGAGTTGAAGAACCGTACCATGGCCACTCTGGGGAAGAAGATGACGCTGAGATAAGCTGAGAACCATACCCTGTAAAGTGAGGACTCCACAATCCATGGTGTTAACCACCTCCCAAAGCCATTCTTCAACAGATTTCCAACATCCAAGGTAGAGATatctttcatctattttgttttgttttgttttgttccactTTGCCTTACAGGGATTGAACAAGGGgcctaccattaagctacatccccagccctttttttctattttgagacagggtgttgttaaattgcccagcctggccttaaattcatgatcctctaacctcagcctcccaagccactggaattataggtgtacatCATCAAGCCTAGCTTGGAAGAGATTTAGAGAATCattggtctttttctttctctctctctctctctctttctctctctcttttttttttttttttggtaccagggatggaacccagggggtgcttaaccactgaggtatacccccagccctttatttatttgtctattttgagatagggtcttgctaagttgctgaagctggctctgaacttgcaatcatactgccttagcctccagagctactatattataggcatgtgccatcacgccCTGTGGTCTTTTTCTTTATGCTCAAAAAGGTGATAAACTATTCTCTTTGCTTTTGCTAAGGtggaaaatataacaaaatatcaaacaCATTTTATACATAAAGAAACTCTGGCTATGGGAAGTAGCTAGCCCCAAACCCAAGAGAGCAAAGAAACCAATTTAAGAACTCAGGATTTCTTTAGTTTGCTTGGTCTTACCTGGTTGCAACATCCACTGAATCCACATCATTGCCATAAATGAGCGGGTTGAATTCAGTGGAAGGTGTGGACTGCAGGTCATTAGAAGGCCTTCCCAAGAGAAGTGGGATCTCCTGGCCTTCATGAAATTTCTCCAGATTGAGGATGGGCTGGGTATTGAGACTCATGCTGGCTAGGGCCTGAGGAACAACAAAAAACTCCTCATATAAGGTATCTGGGCAGTTAGCCAATCTCAACTCTAGGAAAGAGCATTCTTAAAGTCTTCTACATCACACTTTCTGACCAAAAAGTTCTCAACAGAGAACTGTGCTCTGCAAATCACAGACAATTCATTTCAGAGCCTTCATCTTTGAAAAAAGATTCCAAATATTTTAGTCTTTAGAATACTGCCTGAATTATTAAGCCTGAATATTGCTCTCAATCAACCTAGCTCAAGACAACTTGATCAAATCTGAcaatagttttctatttttattttttaatgaacagtttttcaaattgaaatcTATATGGAAGcataactgaaatttaaaaatttaaaagtttctctgggctggggatgtggctcaagcagtagcgcgctcgcctggcatgcgtgcggcccgggttcgatcctcagcaccacataccaacaaaagatgttgtgtccgctgagaactaaaaaataaatactaaaaaaaaaattaaaagtttctctGAAGGAACCAGAGCTTCATGTATGCAGTGTACCCAGTTGAAATCAGCCCCTAGAAGGCTCCATGGGGCAATTTGAAAACCACTGGTCTAGAtcaataatgctttttaaaagttagtGAGCACAGGAATCACCTAGGatgttgttaaaatgcagattctaattttgtatgtttgggaTGGTTCtgaggtttggtttggtttttgttttgttttcagtactagggattgaacctaggtgtgctttatcactgagctacatcccagccctttttattttttgtttcgaaacaggattttgctaagttgcccaggctggcctccaattgtgattcttctgcttcagcttcccaagtaactGGGTTTACAGGCGATGCTAATGCTTCTGTCCATGGACCACACTTTTGAGAAGCAGTGGTCAGAATACAAAAATCCATGAGCTCAAGGATCTTAGTTCCTATAAACATTTAAAGTAATAAATTGACATAATTTCTTATATCAACTTCTCCATCTCATCAGTCATACTTAAGCAATTATCAATAATGAAAACACAGTAAATGAAGACAGCTAGAAGtttctgaacttgcaatcctaccagACTCTGCAGCAAGGTATCATATTACATCAGCAGTGATGAAGCAAGGGAGAGTGACAAGGATACAAAATGACCCATTTAAACTCAAACATATACCATCTAGAGAAACTACTGAGTACTTCAGACAACACAGGAAAAAAGATTTCTAAAGACCTTTCAAAAGAGAgtggaattaataaaaataaacacagtgcTAGCTACTGCTTGTCCTATATAACACATACAGCAGGGGAAGGGAATGTAGCCTTATTGTGTTTTACCTCCAGGTACTGTTTGGCAtgcagaaggaagagaagaaaatcaaccAATGAAAAACAGATGTAAGGGATTActcaaagaaagaatttttttggagggggaagaggtgctggagattgaatccagattGAGTgatttaccactcagctacatcccagaacattttttttattttttcctattttgagacaggaactcattaagttgctaagactggccttgacttatagtccttctgccttagcctcctgagttgctagaattacaggtatgcatcaccacactcccctccaaaaaagaaatttttgaggAAAGGATTCTATAAGGACTATAGGATCAATTCAAGAAGACAGTATAAAAGGAGCCCAACGGTCCAAGCCTGATGGTCCAAACTGCAAACTCCCATCTTAGAAAATTGAGAGAATGCTCCAAGGCCATAAAGAATGGCAGACATGACAAGAAATAGAacgtaaaaattattttatacagcATCATACAGTGACAAGGCATACAACAAATTAGAAGGAATCCTTTTGAGATTCACCCCTGCCATGCAAAATTGGATATACCTCTTCTTGAACCCAACAGAGGCAAAGAAAATCTACTTTGTAAAGTAGTGAAAATCTACTTTGTAAAGTCTAAAATGAAACAGGGTCTTAGAATAGCTGCCTTCCTACAACAACCCCAGGGCATCTATTACTCCCTTTCCTTTCATTCACTCTTTACCTACCtgctttaaatgttttttcaGCTCTAATGATTCTGGCTCTGGCAGGATGGGGAGCAATTCTGCATTGGTTGGGGTGATCACCTGtatcagagaaaagataaaaGCAAGACCTTAGAATAACTAATCAGAAGTTTCACTTCCATAAGGGTAAAGAAGATAATAGGAAGATTTTATGTGTATAATATTATCacatgttacacacacacacacatctgaaaaaaatatatacctaaaTGTTATTGGTGACTAGATAATAAGGTtacagttcttatttttttctcttcatgtatttttgttttccaatgaACACTTATAAagtttttctaaagttttaatGTACTCATGCtgcaaaatgtaaatataatgtttttttaagtCTGCCCTGAAAGGGCCATTTCTTACTGGAAATCATATCCCAGGAAAAGCATCAGGAGATCTACACCATATAATGATACTTGGGCCAGGGCtctatctcagtggcagagcacttgccaagcacgtgtgaggcactgggttcaatctccagcaccacataaagataaacaagtaaaataaaggcatgctgtccatctacaactacaaaaaaaaaaaaaaagctcttagaGAATGCTGGAAGAGCACTTAGTTCTGGCAAAACTAAATCCTTTAAATCTAACCATGGGCCTATCCTGACAATAAATAAAAGCAGCATGAGTAAAAGTTGTTTTAACGAGTATCACAACAGAAACACCTAGAAAAACGGGTATCACAGGATTGGGTCTAGAACCTAATCTTATTCTACAATGCCTCAGCCAGAACCTTACCCTATTGCTGTCCAGATCCACTAGCCATACGTCATCAGGCATTTTGAAGTCTAGTTTGTAGAGGAAGAAGCTGGCAGGGACCCCAATGATGTAGGGGGTTGGGGCCAACAGCAGCTGTAGAAAGGATAAGAAGATAAGAATCAAAGTTCAAACCTATTATGAGCACTTATCAAGTCAGGATTTTTCTAGATAAGGAAATATAGACTCAAAATCCTGTTTTCAAAACCCTTAAGctggtctggggttgtgactcaatggtagagcgcttgcctagcatgtgtgaggcactgggttcaattctcagcaccgcatataaataaatgaataaaataaaggttcaccaacatctaaaaaattaaaaataaaaaacccctTAAGctagttgtattttaaaattcagaacttttcagattttagaaaggCAAAACAAcgtattttctgtttattatgtTATACCTACAGCAGTGTAGCCGATAGTCTATAATCATTAACTGTGATtatggaattttttcttttttgcagtaatggggatcaaatacagggccttgtgcatgctaggcaagtgctctaccactgagctacatccccagcctttaactctgattttaaagagaagaaataaagaaattataaatagcaCAGGTTTTGTCACTAAGTCAGTTTAAATCCATCAGTCATAGACAAATAAATTATAAGAGATTGAGGACCAGTATTGACTGACAGCTTCTTTGGGCATTGATACAGGTTACAAAGCTAGAAGACACCTTGAGACTCACCTGCTCTGCCGATGCCATGCAGGTGGGAAGCAGTGGGATGACAGGAAACATGTACTCTAGGGGGTAGATCATTGCCACAAATGCCATCACAGACATAGAGAGAGCATTGTAGTCTCGGGACTGTAGCACCACCTGCAACAGCCACACCAGCAGAGTCATCAACAGCATAAAATCAGGTTGACAAGCTTTTGTAGCTTTCAATACTACAATTTAATTCTCTCACCACGTCTATAGCTGCAGCTTAGCTTCCACAATCATCTCTGTCCCATGTGCTACTGTGTCTGCCACCTCCCTAACTAAGCACTGAAGTAACCTTTACTAGAATCATTACCTTCCTAGTTCTTTTGCTCCCTCCCTATCCCAAAAGTGGAACAGGACTACTGATATTTCCTGAGAATTAAGTCAGTGTAATTAAGGATAATTCAACTGAGTGACAAGCCTCTGAAAACACCCTACATGATACCAGTACCTTAATTCAACCCATATCTAATGAATACCTGCCATACATCTGGCATTGTTATTCctagaaatgaaaagatgaaaatatcaGTCCCTGTCCTCAAAGAGCTCATTCTTTAGCCTCTGCCACAGTGTCAAGCTCTTTCCCTAGAAAGTCTGTGCAGCTGGCCCTCTCACCTTGTGCTCCAACAGGATGCAGGTTAGCACCTGAAGACAAGCATCTACACCCAGAAGTTCCAAGGGAAGGTGCAGAGGGAAATCCACTAGGGTGAATCGAGAAGGGTCTGGAAGAGCAAAGGTCAAAGCTGGCTGGAGCTCCTGGGGTAGGACTTCAATGTCTACTCGCTTCTGCCCAGAGACAGGTACTGGGGAGCGCAGCAATCGATAAATCCAGGCCTCGATCTCTCGAAGGTCATGCAGAAGGGCACTTGACTTCTCTTCCACTAGCAGTGATCCAGTAAAGATACGCCACATGGTGTCCCTAAGGAGCACACAGCAGCTGTCAGACATAAGCATTAAGAGCTGATACCTCATTGCAACCCAATATAACTATGGAGGGTATAATGACAACTGGAAAAGGACTATCATTAGGAAATCCCACTCTTTGAGCTCCATTGGGACCAGAAGCTATTTATATAAGGGCAAGAACAACTGTAAAATGCATAGGTAGTAGGACTTAATGACATGCCCACCATAAAACATCAAACTCCTCGGTATTATTCCAAGCCCAATTATGATAGGAGGTTCAGCTCGGCAGCTGTCTTCTGCTTAGTTAAGGGTAATGTGTTTAAATAGGTTTAAAGCGCCTGCATAGGAAATTTCCCACAGACCAATTATAACTAATCTCTAACCACTTCCCCCTCTTCTGAGCAAGAGCAGCAAACTGTACCTTTGTATACCTCGAGGGATGCCCAATTTCTTGCCCAGCAGCCGTTCACTACAGCAGTCCACCAGCCGTTTGAGGGTATACAGACACTCTCGGAAGGTGGAGAAGAAAGGGTAGTGGCTGAGCACACACAGGGATGTCAGAGTACTGTTGCGGGACCTGCTGCCTGCCTTGGCCCGGCGTTTGCCCCGAGGAGACAGGTTCACATCGGGGGTGGAGTCAGCACTAGGAGGCTGCAGGGATGAGCCACTCTCTGAGCTTTCTGTGCCAACCTCTTCTGAAGCACAGGTGGCACCAGTCCCTTCCTTCCCACGGGACCCTGCCCCGCCTTCCCCCTTTTCCTTAGGCATTCGCTTTTGGAAGGAGCGGTAGAAATTAACACAGATGCCATAACGTGTGACACCAGTGTCCTTGTCAGTGAGGGTGAAGACAAAGGAGGTATCATCCCGAAGGCTCATGCGCCGCTGCCGCACACTCAGACAGCCCTCTGGCTGGCAGAAGAACACTACATCTGGAGGCAGGGGAAACTCAGGGTGGTCCTCTAGCGGGTATCGCCGTAGCAATTCAGGAGTCTGGGCCACACTGTCACTGCTCGGGTGCCTGAAGAATATAAAGACAAACTCAGCAGCCTGAAGAGATAGAACATGCTATCAAATTTTAACCACAGTCAACAAATAAAGCTCAGAATGTCCTTGTGGATAAAGTAACCCAACTGTAGGACCTTGGAAAACATTTAGTGGGCAGGCTGAATGCAGTCTGCACTGTCATGAAGACACACAcctatcctgaaaaaaaaagtttcaacaaTAAAATGATCACTAACACCTTATGACAACACCTTTCAAAGAGTATTAGCTAATGAATTACCAAAAGAGTATATGTAGGTAGATTAGGA
This portion of the Ictidomys tridecemlineatus isolate mIctTri1 chromosome 4, mIctTri1.hap1, whole genome shotgun sequence genome encodes:
- the Madd gene encoding MAP kinase-activating death domain protein isoform X21 encodes the protein MVQKKKFCPRLLDYLVIVGARHPSSDSVAQTPELLRRYPLEDHPEFPLPPDVVFFCQPEGCLSVRQRRMSLRDDTSFVFTLTDKDTGVTRYGICVNFYRSFQKRMPKEKGEGGAGSRGKEGTGATCASEEVGTESSESGSSLQPPSADSTPDVNLSPRGKRRAKAGSRSRNSTLTSLCVLSHYPFFSTFRECLYTLKRLVDCCSERLLGKKLGIPRGIQRDTMWRIFTGSLLVEEKSSALLHDLREIEAWIYRLLRSPVPVSGQKRVDIEVLPQELQPALTFALPDPSRFTLVDFPLHLPLELLGVDACLQVLTCILLEHKVVLQSRDYNALSMSVMAFVAMIYPLEYMFPVIPLLPTCMASAEQLLLAPTPYIIGVPASFFLYKLDFKMPDDVWLVDLDSNRVITPTNAELLPILPEPESLELKKHLKQALASMSLNTQPILNLEKFHEGQEIPLLLGRPSNDLQSTPSTEFNPLIYGNDVDSVDVATRVAMVRFFNSANMLQGFQMHTRTLRLFPRPVVAFQAGSFLASRPRQTPFAEKLARTQAVEYFGEWILNPTNYAFQRIHNNMFDPALIGDKPKWYAHQLQPIHYRVYDSNSQLAEALTVPPERDSDSDPTDDSGSDSMDYDDSSSSYSSLGDFVSEMMKCDINGDTPNVDPLTHAALGDASEVEIDDLQNQKESEEPGPDSENSQENPPERSSSSTTACSSPSTVVHGASSEPAESTEMDDKAAVGVSKPLPTVPPSIGKSNTDRRQTEIGEGSVRRRTYDNPYFEPQYGFPPEEDDDEQGESYTPRFSQHVNGNRAQKLLRPNSLKLASDSEAESDSRASSPNSTISNNSTEGFGGIMSFASSLYRNHSTSFSLSNLTLPTKGAREKTTPFPSLKGNRRALVDQKSSVIKHSPTVKREPPSPQGRSSNSSENQQFLKEVVHSVLDGQGVGWLNMKKVRRLLESEQLRVFVLSKLNRTVQSEDDARQDIIPDVEISRKVYKGMLDLLKCTVLSLEQSYAHAGLGGMASIFGLLEIAQTHYYSKEPDKRKRSPTESVNTPVGKDPGLAGRGDPKAMAQLRVPQLGPRVPSATGKGPKEVDTRSLKEENFVASIELWNKHQEVKKQKALEKQRPDVIKPTFDLGETEEKKSQISADSGVSLTSASQRTDQDSVIGVSPPVMIRSSSQDSEVSTVVSNSSGETLGADSDLSSNAGDGPGGEGSAHLASSRGTLSDSEIETNSATSAIFGKAHSLKPKEKLAGSPVRSSEDVSQRVYLYEGLLGRDKGSMWDQLEDAAMETFSMSKERSTLWDQMQFWEDAFLDAVMLEREGMGMDQGPQEMIDRYLSLGEHDRKRLEDDEDRLLATLLHNLISYMLLMKVNKNDIRKKVRRLMGKSHIGLVYSQQINEVLDQLANLNGRDLSIRSSGSRHMKKQTFVVHAGTDTNGDIFFMEVCDDCVVLRSNIGTVYERWWYEKLINMTYCPKTKVLCLWRRNGSETQLNKFYTKKCRELYYCVKDSMERAAARQQSIKPGPELGGEFPVQDMKTGEGGLLQVTLEGINLKFMHNQFLKLKKW
- the Madd gene encoding MAP kinase-activating death domain protein isoform X44, whose protein sequence is MVQKKKFCPRLLDYLVIVGARHPSSDSVAQTPELLRRYPLEDHPEFPLPPDVVFFCQPEGCLSVRQRRMSLRDDTSFVFTLTDKDTGVTRYGICVNFYRSFQKRMPKEKGEGGAGSRGKEGTGATCASEEVGTESSESGSSLQPPSADSTPDVNLSPRGKRRAKAGSRSRNSTLTSLCVLSHYPFFSTFRECLYTLKRLVDCCSERLLGKKLGIPRGIQRDTMWRIFTGSLLVEEKSSALLHDLREIEAWIYRLLRSPVPVSGQKRVDIEVLPQELQPALTFALPDPSRFTLVDFPLHLPLELLGVDACLQVLTCILLEHKVVLQSRDYNALSMSVMAFVAMIYPLEYMFPVIPLLPTCMASAEQLLLAPTPYIIGVPASFFLYKLDFKMPDDVWLVDLDSNRVITPTNAELLPILPEPESLELKKHLKQALASMSLNTQPILNLEKFHEGQEIPLLLGRPSNDLQSTPSTEFNPLIYGNDVDSVDVATRVAMVRFFNSANMLQGFQMHTRTLRLFPRPVVAFQAGSFLASRPRQTPFAEKLARTQAVEYFGEWILNPTNYAFQRIHNNMFDPALIGDKPKWYAHQLQPIHYRVYDSNSQLAEALTVPPERDSDSDPTDDSGSDSMDYDDSSSSYSSLGDFVSEMMKCDINGDTPNVDPLTHAALGDASEVEIDDLQNQKESEEPGPDSENSQENPPERSSSSTTACSSPSTVVHGASSEPAESTEMDDKAAVGVSKPLPTVPPSIGKSNTDRRQTEIGEGAQKLLRPNSLKLASDSEAESDSRASSPNSTISNNSTEGFGGIMSFASSLYRNHSTSFSLSNLTLPTKGAREKTTPFPSLKGNRRALVDQKSSVIKHSPTVKREPPSPQGRSSNSSENQQFLKEVVHSVLDGQGVGWLNMKKVRRLLESEQLRVFVLSKLNRTVQSEDDARQDIIPDVEISRKVYKGMLDLLKCTVLSLEQSYAHAGLGGMASIFGLLEIAQTHYYSKEPDKRKRSPTESVNTPVGKDPGLAGRGDPKAMAQLRVPQLGPRVPSATGKGPKEVDTRSLKEENFVASIGPDVIKPTFDLGETEEKKSQISADSGVSLTSASQRTDQDSVIGVSPPVMIRSSSQDSEVSTVSNSSGETLGADSDLSSNAGDGPGGEGSAHLASSRGTLSDSEIETNSATSAIFGKAHSLKPKEKLAGSPVRSSEDVSQRVYLYEGLLGRDKGSMWDQLEDAAMETFSMSKERSTLWDQMQFWEDAFLDAVMLEREGMGMDQGPQEMIDRYLSLGEHDRKRLEDDEDRLLATLLHNLISYMLLMKVNKNDIRKKVRRLMGKSHIGLVYSQQINEVLDQLANLNGRDLSIRSSGSRHMKKQTFVVHAGTDTNGDIFFMEVCDDCVVLRSNIGTVYERWWYEKLINMTYCPKTKVLCLWRRNGSETQLNKFYTKKCRELYYCVKDSMERAAARQQSIKPGPELGGEFPVQDMKTGEGGLLQVTLEGINLKFMHNQFLKLKKW
- the Madd gene encoding MAP kinase-activating death domain protein isoform X7 translates to MVQKKKFCPRLLDYLVIVGARHPSSDSVAQTPELLRRYPLEDHPEFPLPPDVVFFCQPEGCLSVRQRRMSLRDDTSFVFTLTDKDTGVTRYGICVNFYRSFQKRMPKEKGEGGAGSRGKEGTGATCASEEVGTESSESGSSLQPPSADSTPDVNLSPRGKRRAKAGSRSRNSTLTSLCVLSHYPFFSTFRECLYTLKRLVDCCSERLLGKKLGIPRGIQRDTMWRIFTGSLLVEEKSSALLHDLREIEAWIYRLLRSPVPVSGQKRVDIEVLPQELQPALTFALPDPSRFTLVDFPLHLPLELLGVDACLQVLTCILLEHKVVLQSRDYNALSMSVMAFVAMIYPLEYMFPVIPLLPTCMASAEQLLLAPTPYIIGVPASFFLYKLDFKMPDDVWLVDLDSNRVITPTNAELLPILPEPESLELKKHLKQALASMSLNTQPILNLEKFHEGQEIPLLLGRPSNDLQSTPSTEFNPLIYGNDVDSVDVATRVAMVRFFNSANMLQGFQMHTRTLRLFPRPVVAFQAGSFLASRPRQTPFAEKLARTQAVEYFGEWILNPTNYAFQRIHNNMFDPALIGDKPKWYAHQLQPIHYRVYDSNSQLAEALTVPPERDSDSDPTDDSGSDSMDYDDSSSSYSSLGDFVSEMMKCDINGDTPNVDPLTHAALGDASEVEIDDLQNQKESEEPGPDSENSQENPPERSSSSTTACSSPSTVVHGASSEPAESTEMDDKAAVGVSKPLPTVPPSIGKSNTDRRQTEIGEGSVRRRTYDNPYFEPQYGFPPEEDDDEQGESYTPRFSQHVNGNRAQKLLRPNSLKLASDSEAESDSRASSPNSTISNNSTEGFGGIMSFASSLYRNHSTSFSLSNLTLPTKGAREKTTPFPSLKVFGLNTLMEIVTEAGPGSGEGNRRALVDQKSSVIKHSPTVKREPPSPQGRSSNSSENQQFLKEVVHSVLDGQGVGWLNMKKVRRLLESEQLRVFVLSKLNRTVQSEDDARQDIIPDVEISRKVYKGMLDLLKCTVLSLEQSYAHAGLGGMASIFGLLEIAQTHYYSKEPDKRKRSPTESVNTPVGKDPGLAGRGDPKAMAQLRVPQLGPRVPSATGKGPKEVDTRSLKEENFVASIGPDVIKPTFDLGETEEKKSQISADSGVSLTSASQRTDQDSVIGVSPPVMIRSSSQDSEVSNSSGETLGADSDLSSNAGDGPGGEGSAHLASSRGTLSDSEIETNSATSAIFGKAHSLKPKEKLAGSPVRSSEDVSQRVYLYEGLLGKERSTLWDQMQFWEDAFLDAVMLEREGMGMDQGPQEMIDRYLSLGEHDRKRLEDDEDRLLATLLHNLISYMLLMKVNKNDIRKKVRRLMGKSHIGLVYSQQINEVLDQLANLNGRDLSIRSSGSRHMKKQTFVVHAGTDTNGDIFFMEVCDDCVVLRSNIGTVYERWWYEKLINMTYCPKTKVLCLWRRNGSETQLNKFYTKKCRELYYCVKDSMERAAARQQSIKPGPELGGEFPVQDMKTGEGGLLQVTLEGINLKFMHNQVFIELNHIKKCNTVRGVFVLEEFVPEIKEVVSHKYKTPMAHEICYSVLCLFSYVAAVRSSEEDLRTPPRPVSS